The DNA segment GCTGAATGAAGCCATAACCCTTGGCATCGTTGAACCACTTTACATTCCCAGTCTCACGAGACGACATCTGAACTACTCCGGTTTTTTATTGTGAAGATCGCCTTGCTGACACAGGTTCTCCACCCTGTGCCGACACAGCTTGCCGAAATATCCTGCAAGGTGCGGACCGAGTATATGACAGAGAACAAAGAAAATTCATGACCGCCCCGTGAATTGCAGATTTTTGCTGAACTTACGCCGATACGGCAGACTAACTGACTGTAAATAGACCCGATCCTCTCATCAGGGCACACACATTCCATGACCCGTTCTCCCTTGCGTCGCCTGATCTTCGGCGCCCTGCGCCGCGTGCTGTACCTATGGGTGCGCTCCGAGACCATCAACCAATCGTCCCTGTCCCTCAAGCTCGATCGCAGCCGCCCGGTGTTCTACGCCCTGCCCTCGCCATCACTGACCGACCTGGCGGTAATCGATCGGGAGTGCACCAAGGCGGGGCTGCCGCGCCCGGTACTGCCCGTTGCCGTCGGCCCCTTGCAGGAACCCGCCGCTTTCTTCTACCTGACGCCAGACCCCGACTGGCTCGGCCGCCAGGATAAACGCGGTGCACCGCCCACGCTCGAGCGCCTGGTCGCAGCGATCAGCCAGCACGCGGAAGAAGACGCGCAGATCATTCCGGTGAGCGTGTTCTGGGGGCAGACCCCCGCCAGCGAATCGAGCCCATGGAAGCTGTTGTTCGCCGATAGCTGGGCCGTCACCGGGCGCCTGCGGCGCTTGCTGACCATCTTGATTCTTGGGCGCAAGACCCGCGTGCAGTTCTCCGCGCCCATCCACCTGCGCGAGTTGGTCGAGCACAACAAGGGCCACGAACGCACGGTGCGCATGGCCCAACGGCTGATGCGGGTGCATTTCCGTAACCTCAAGACGGCAGTGATCGGCCCGGACATTTCCCACCGGCGCAACCTGGTCAAGGGCCTGATCCACGACCCACTAGTGCGCCAGGCCATCGCCGATGAAGCCGAGCGCGAGAAAATCCCACTGGCCAAGGCCGAGGCCCAGGCCTTGCGCTACGGCAACGAGATCGCCTCGGACTACACCTACACCGCGATCCGCTTCCTGGAGGTTGTGCTCAGCTGGTTCTGGAACAAGATCTACGACGGCATCAAGGTCAATCACATCGAGCAGGTGCAGGGCATCGCCCCCGGCCACGAAGTGATCTACGTGCCGTGTCACCGCAGCCATATCGACTACCTGCTGCTGTCGTACCTGCTGTTTCGCAATGGCCTGACCCCGCCGCACATCGCTGCCGGCATCAACCTCAATATGCCGGTGATCGGCGGGCTGCTGCGGCGCGGCGGGGCGTTCTTCATGCGCCGCACCTTCAAGGGCAACCCGTTGTACACGGCCGTTTTCAACGAGTACCTGCACACCCTGTTCACCAAGGGTTTTCCGGTGGAGTACTTCGTCGAGGGCGGGCGTTCGCGTACCGGGCGCATGCTGCAACCGCGCACCGGCATGCTGGCGATCACCCTGCGCAGTTTCCTGCGATCCTCGCGTACGCCGATTGTCTTCGTGCCGGTGTACATCGGCTACGAGCGCGTGCTGGAAGGCCGCACCTACCTGGGCGAGCTGCGCGGCGCAAGCAAGAAGAAGGAGTCGATCTTCGACATCTTCAAGGTCATCGGCGCGCTGAAGCAGCGCTTCGGCCAGGTCTACGTCAACTTCGGTGAACCGATCCGCCTGGCCGGCTTTCTCGACCAGCAGCAACCTGGCTGGCGCGAGCAGGCGCTCGGTCCGCAGTTCCGCCCGGCCTGGCTGAATGAAACCACCACCCGCCTGGGCGAAACCGTGGCCCGTCACCTCAACGAGGCGGCGGCGATCAACTCGGTCAACCTGGTGGCACTGGCGCTGCTCTCGACCAGTCGCCACGCCCTCGACGAACGCGCGCTGGTGCGCATTCTCGACCTGTACCTGGCGCTGCTACGCCAAGTGCCCTACTCGTCGCACACCACCTTGCCCGAGGGCAATGGCCTGGCCTTGATCAAGCACGTGCGGGGCATGGACCTGCTGGCCGAGCAGAACGATGCGATGGGCCGCATCCTGTATCTGGATGAAGCCAACGCGGTTTTGATGACCTACTACCGCAACAACGTCATGCATATCTTCGCCCTTCCAGCGCTACTGGCGAGCTTCTTCCAGAGCAGTTCGCGGATGAGCCGCGAGCTGATCGGCCAGTACGTCAAGGCGCTGTACCCGTACCTGCAGGCGGAGCTGTTCCTGCGCTGGACGCCCGAGC comes from the Pseudomonas urmiensis genome and includes:
- the plsB gene encoding glycerol-3-phosphate 1-O-acyltransferase PlsB; the protein is MTRSPLRRLIFGALRRVLYLWVRSETINQSSLSLKLDRSRPVFYALPSPSLTDLAVIDRECTKAGLPRPVLPVAVGPLQEPAAFFYLTPDPDWLGRQDKRGAPPTLERLVAAISQHAEEDAQIIPVSVFWGQTPASESSPWKLLFADSWAVTGRLRRLLTILILGRKTRVQFSAPIHLRELVEHNKGHERTVRMAQRLMRVHFRNLKTAVIGPDISHRRNLVKGLIHDPLVRQAIADEAEREKIPLAKAEAQALRYGNEIASDYTYTAIRFLEVVLSWFWNKIYDGIKVNHIEQVQGIAPGHEVIYVPCHRSHIDYLLLSYLLFRNGLTPPHIAAGINLNMPVIGGLLRRGGAFFMRRTFKGNPLYTAVFNEYLHTLFTKGFPVEYFVEGGRSRTGRMLQPRTGMLAITLRSFLRSSRTPIVFVPVYIGYERVLEGRTYLGELRGASKKKESIFDIFKVIGALKQRFGQVYVNFGEPIRLAGFLDQQQPGWREQALGPQFRPAWLNETTTRLGETVARHLNEAAAINSVNLVALALLSTSRHALDERALVRILDLYLALLRQVPYSSHTTLPEGNGLALIKHVRGMDLLAEQNDAMGRILYLDEANAVLMTYYRNNVMHIFALPALLASFFQSSSRMSRELIGQYVKALYPYLQAELFLRWTPEQLDEVMDQWLAAFVEQGLLRFENQVYLRPAPSSRQFVLLTLLARTITQALQRYYMATSLLLNSGQQTLSAEELEDLCVMMAQRLSILHGLNAPEFFDKTLFRHFIQTLMQQGVLRPDSNGKLGHHDKLGELAEGVAKRVLSAELRLSIRQVALHRNDV